A region of Diceros bicornis minor isolate mBicDic1 chromosome 31, mDicBic1.mat.cur, whole genome shotgun sequence DNA encodes the following proteins:
- the SLC3A2 gene encoding 4F2 cell-surface antigen heavy chain isoform X2: MSQDTEVDMKEVELNEVEPEKQPMNAASGAVVVAGGAEKNGLVKIKVADDEAEAEAKFTGLSKEELLKVAGSPGWVRTRWALLVLFWLGWLGMLAGAVVIIVRAPRCRELPVQSWWHKGALYRIGDLQAFQGRDAGDLVGLKGHLDYLSTLKVKGFVLGPIHKNQKDDVAGTNLEQIDPTLGSKEDFDSLLQSARKKSIRVILDLTPNYRGQKSWFLPDEIGTVATKMKDALSFWLQVGVDGFQVRDVGNLTNASLFLAEWQNITKSFSEDRLLIAGTESSDLQQILSLLDSTKDLLVTSSYLSNSVFTGKHVEFLVTQYLNTMGSRWCSWSLSQAGLLTSFVPAQLLRLYQLLLFTLPGTPVFSYGDEIGLEAAALPGQPVTAPIMLWDESSFPDTSGSESSNVTVKGQSEDPGSLLSLFRRLSDQRGKERSLLHGDFHTLESGPDIFSYVRQWDQNERFLVVLNFGDVGQPARLGASSLPAGTSLPATVDLLLSTQPGRKESASLELEHLTLEPHEGLLLHFPYVA; the protein is encoded by the exons ATGAGCCAGGACACCGAGGTGGACATGAAGGAAGTGGAGCTGAACGAGGTGGAACCCGAGAAGCAGCCGATGAACGCGGCGTCGGGGGCCGTGGTCGTGGCGGGCGGCGCCGAGAAGAACGGTCTGGTGAAGATCAAGGTGGCCGACGACGAGGCGGAGGCCGAGGCCAAGTTCACCGGCCTGTCTAAAGAGGAGCTGCTGAAGGTGGCGGGCAGCCCCGGCTGGGTGCGCACGCGCTGGGCGCTGCTGGTGCTCTTCTGGCTCGGCTGGCTCGGCATGCTGGCCGGCGCCGTGGTCATCATCGTGCGGGCACCGCGCTGCCGCGAGCTGCCGGTGCAGAGCTGGTGGCACAAGGGCGCCCTCTACCGCATCGGCGACCTCCAGGCCTTCCAGGGCCGCGACGCGGGCGACCTAGTCG GCTTGAAGGGGCATCTGGATTACCTGAGCACCTTGAAGGTAAAGGGTTTTGTGCTGGGCCCAATTCACAAGAACCAAAAGGATGACGTTGCTGGGACGAACTTGGAACAGATCGACCCCACTCTTGGCTCCAAGGAAGATTTTGACAGTCTCCTGCAATCGGCCAGGAaaaaga GCATCCGGGTCATTCTGGACCTCACTCCCAACTACAGGGGCCAGAAGTCGTGGTTCCTCCCTGATGAGATTGGCACCGTGGCCACCAAGATGAAG GACGCTCTGAGTTTTTGGCTGCAGGTTGGTGTGGATGGCTTCCAGGTTCGGGACGTGGGGAATCTGACG AATGCGTCTTTGTTCTTGGCCGAGTGGCAGAACATCACCAAGAGCTTCAGTGAAGATAG GCTCTTGATTGCAGGGACTGAGTCCTCCGACCTTCAGCAGATCCTGAGCCTACTGGACTCCACCAAGGACCTGTTGGTGACCAGCTCATACCTGTCCAACTCTGTTTTCACTGGGAAACATGTAGAATTCCTGGTCACCCAGTATTTGAACACCATGGGCAGTCGCTGGTGCAGCTGGAGT TTGTCTCAGGCGGGACTCCTGACCTCCTTTGTGCCGGCTCAGCTCCTCCGACTCTACCAGCTCCTGCTCTTCACCCTGCCAGGGACCCCGGTTTTCAGTTACGGGGACGAGATTGGCCTGGAGGCAGCTGCCCTTCCTGGACAG CCTGTGACGGCCCCAATCATGCTGTGGGATGAATCCAGCTTCCCCGACACCTCAGGATCTGAAAGCTCCAACGTGACTGTGAAG GGCCAGAGTGAAGACCCtggctccctcctctccctgttCCGGCGGCTGAGTGATCAGCGGGGTAAAGAGCGCTCCCTGCTGCACGGGGATTTCCACACACTCGAGTCGGGCCCTGACATCTTCTCCTACGTCCGACAATGGGACCAGAATGAGCGTTTCTTAGTAGTGCTCAACTTTGGGGATGTGGGCCAACCTGCCAGGTTGGGGGCCTCCAGCCTGCCCGCCGGCACCAGCCTGCCAGCCACGGTTGATCTGCTGCTCAGCACCCAGCCAGGCCGGAAGGAGAGTGCCTCTCTTGAGCTGGAGCACCTGACCCTGGAGCCCCACGAGGGGCTGCTGCTCCACTTCCCCTACGTGGCCTGA
- the SLC3A2 gene encoding 4F2 cell-surface antigen heavy chain isoform X1 — MDPKPPEPSSGVDSVPHQPPSAHSGPGAQGPSAGGNSGTMSQDTEVDMKEVELNEVEPEKQPMNAASGAVVVAGGAEKNGLVKIKVADDEAEAEAKFTGLSKEELLKVAGSPGWVRTRWALLVLFWLGWLGMLAGAVVIIVRAPRCRELPVQSWWHKGALYRIGDLQAFQGRDAGDLVGLKGHLDYLSTLKVKGFVLGPIHKNQKDDVAGTNLEQIDPTLGSKEDFDSLLQSARKKSIRVILDLTPNYRGQKSWFLPDEIGTVATKMKDALSFWLQVGVDGFQVRDVGNLTNASLFLAEWQNITKSFSEDRLLIAGTESSDLQQILSLLDSTKDLLVTSSYLSNSVFTGKHVEFLVTQYLNTMGSRWCSWSLSQAGLLTSFVPAQLLRLYQLLLFTLPGTPVFSYGDEIGLEAAALPGQPVTAPIMLWDESSFPDTSGSESSNVTVKGQSEDPGSLLSLFRRLSDQRGKERSLLHGDFHTLESGPDIFSYVRQWDQNERFLVVLNFGDVGQPARLGASSLPAGTSLPATVDLLLSTQPGRKESASLELEHLTLEPHEGLLLHFPYVA; from the exons GCACCATGAGCCAGGACACCGAGGTGGACATGAAGGAAGTGGAGCTGAACGAGGTGGAACCCGAGAAGCAGCCGATGAACGCGGCGTCGGGGGCCGTGGTCGTGGCGGGCGGCGCCGAGAAGAACGGTCTGGTGAAGATCAAGGTGGCCGACGACGAGGCGGAGGCCGAGGCCAAGTTCACCGGCCTGTCTAAAGAGGAGCTGCTGAAGGTGGCGGGCAGCCCCGGCTGGGTGCGCACGCGCTGGGCGCTGCTGGTGCTCTTCTGGCTCGGCTGGCTCGGCATGCTGGCCGGCGCCGTGGTCATCATCGTGCGGGCACCGCGCTGCCGCGAGCTGCCGGTGCAGAGCTGGTGGCACAAGGGCGCCCTCTACCGCATCGGCGACCTCCAGGCCTTCCAGGGCCGCGACGCGGGCGACCTAGTCG GCTTGAAGGGGCATCTGGATTACCTGAGCACCTTGAAGGTAAAGGGTTTTGTGCTGGGCCCAATTCACAAGAACCAAAAGGATGACGTTGCTGGGACGAACTTGGAACAGATCGACCCCACTCTTGGCTCCAAGGAAGATTTTGACAGTCTCCTGCAATCGGCCAGGAaaaaga GCATCCGGGTCATTCTGGACCTCACTCCCAACTACAGGGGCCAGAAGTCGTGGTTCCTCCCTGATGAGATTGGCACCGTGGCCACCAAGATGAAG GACGCTCTGAGTTTTTGGCTGCAGGTTGGTGTGGATGGCTTCCAGGTTCGGGACGTGGGGAATCTGACG AATGCGTCTTTGTTCTTGGCCGAGTGGCAGAACATCACCAAGAGCTTCAGTGAAGATAG GCTCTTGATTGCAGGGACTGAGTCCTCCGACCTTCAGCAGATCCTGAGCCTACTGGACTCCACCAAGGACCTGTTGGTGACCAGCTCATACCTGTCCAACTCTGTTTTCACTGGGAAACATGTAGAATTCCTGGTCACCCAGTATTTGAACACCATGGGCAGTCGCTGGTGCAGCTGGAGT TTGTCTCAGGCGGGACTCCTGACCTCCTTTGTGCCGGCTCAGCTCCTCCGACTCTACCAGCTCCTGCTCTTCACCCTGCCAGGGACCCCGGTTTTCAGTTACGGGGACGAGATTGGCCTGGAGGCAGCTGCCCTTCCTGGACAG CCTGTGACGGCCCCAATCATGCTGTGGGATGAATCCAGCTTCCCCGACACCTCAGGATCTGAAAGCTCCAACGTGACTGTGAAG GGCCAGAGTGAAGACCCtggctccctcctctccctgttCCGGCGGCTGAGTGATCAGCGGGGTAAAGAGCGCTCCCTGCTGCACGGGGATTTCCACACACTCGAGTCGGGCCCTGACATCTTCTCCTACGTCCGACAATGGGACCAGAATGAGCGTTTCTTAGTAGTGCTCAACTTTGGGGATGTGGGCCAACCTGCCAGGTTGGGGGCCTCCAGCCTGCCCGCCGGCACCAGCCTGCCAGCCACGGTTGATCTGCTGCTCAGCACCCAGCCAGGCCGGAAGGAGAGTGCCTCTCTTGAGCTGGAGCACCTGACCCTGGAGCCCCACGAGGGGCTGCTGCTCCACTTCCCCTACGTGGCCTGA
- the CHRM1 gene encoding muscarinic acetylcholine receptor M1: MNTSAPPAVSPNITVLAPGKGPWQVAFIGITTGLLSLATVTGNLLVLISFKVNTELKTVNNYFLLSLACADLIIGTFSMNLYTTYLLMGHWALGTLACDLWLALDYVASNASVMNLLLISFDRYFSVTRPLSYRAKRTPRRAALMIGLAWLVSFVLWAPAILFWQYLVGERTVLAGQCYIQFLSQPIITFGTAMAAFYLPVTVMCTLYWRIYRETENRARELAALQGSETPGKGGGSSSSSERSQPGAEGSPETPPGRCCRCCRAPRLLQAYSWKEEEEEDEGSMESLTSSEGEEPGSEVVIKMPMVDPEAQAPAKQPPRSSPNTVKRPTRKGRERAGKSQKPRGKEQLAKRKTFSLVKEKKAARTLSAILLAFILTWTPYNIMVLVSTFCKDCVPETLWELGYWLCYVNSTINPMCYALCNKAFRDTFRLLLLCRWDKRRWRKIPKRPGSVHRTPSRQC; encoded by the coding sequence ATGAATACCTCAGCCCCACCTGCCGTCAGCCCCAACATCACCGTCCTGGCGCCAGGAAAGGGTCCCTGGCAAGTGGCCTTCATTGGGATCACCACAGGCCTCCTGTCACTGGCCACAGTGACAGGCAACCTGCTGGTACTCATCTCCTTCAAGGTCAACACGGAGCTCAAGACAGTCAACAACTACTTCCTGCTGAGCCTGGCCTGTGCCGACCTCATCATTGGCACCTTCTCCATGAACCTCTACACCACATACCTGCTCATGGGCCACTGGGCTCTGGGCACACTAGCCTGCGACCTCTGGCTGGCCCTGGACTACGTGGCCAGCAACGCCTCCGTCATGAACCTGCTGCTCATCAGCTTTGACCGCTACTTCTCTGTGACCCGGCCCCTGAGCTACCGCGCCAAGCGCACACCCCGCCGGGCAGCCCTGATGATCGGCCTGGCCTGGCTGGTTTCCTTCGTCCTCTGGGCCCCAGCCATCCTCTTCTGGCAGTACCTGGTAGGGGAGCGGACGGTGCTGGCCGGGCAGTGCTACATCCAGTTCCTCTCCCAGCCCATCATCACCTTTGGCACAGCCATGGCCGCCTTCTACCTCCCGGTCACGGTCATGTGCACACTCTACTGGCGTATCTACCGAGAGACAGAGAACCGGGCCCGGGAGCTGGCGGCCCTGCAGGGCTCCGAGACGCCAGGGAAGgggggcggcagcagcagcagctcagagCGGTCCCAGCCGGGGGCGGAGGGCTCACCAGAGACCCCTCCAGGGCGCTGCTGTCGCTGTTGCCGggcccccaggctgctgcaggccTACagctggaaggaggaagaggaggaggacgaAGGCTCCATGGAGTCTCTCACATCCTCGGAGGGTGAGGAGCCTGGCTCCGAGGTGGTGATCAAGATGCCCATGGTGGACCCCGAGGCACAGGCTCCCGCCAAGCAGCCGCCCCGGAGCTCCCCAAATACAGTCAAGAGGCCGACCAGGAAAGGGCGTGAGCGAGCAGGCAAGAGCCAGAAGCCCCGCGGGAAGGAGCAACTGGCCAAGCGGAAGACCTTCTCGCTGGTCAAGGAGAAGAAGGCGGCGCGGACCCTGAGCGCCATCCTGCTGGCCTTCATCCTCACCTGGACACCATACAACATCATGGTGCTGGTGTCCACTTTCTGCAAGGACTGTGTTCCCGAGACCCTGTGGGAGCTGGGCTACTGGCTGTGCTACGTCAACAGCACCATCAACCCCATGTGCTACGCACTCTGCAACAAAGCCTTCCGGGATACCTTCCGCCTGCTGCTGCTCTGCCGCTGGGACAAGCGTCGCTGGCGCAAGATCCCCAAGCGCCCCGGCTCTGTGCACCGCACCCCCTCCCGCCAATGCTGA